The window AAACGGGTCTGATGAGATGTAAAAGTATTTCACCACCAGTCTGCCCAGCATCACCACAGCGTTACAGGTTAAACTTTCAGAACAAACTGGAAGGACATTGGAGGACGCGATACATACAGGACTAAAGATGAGAGAGAGCACGTGAAAGCATGAATACTTACGTGCCGAGGATCTCTTTAAACTCGAATATCTTCCTGATATCATCCACCTGCTTTTTCCACGATCCGTTCACAGACTCGTCGCTTCCTCTGGCCATGGTGTTTCCAGGGAGAGCGAATAACCTTCTTAACGCGTCAATCTTCTCCACCTTTCCCGTTATAGAAAATTAAATCGAGTAATTGAATACACGCGACTGGGACCTTGTACCGTCTGACCGGCTATAACTGATGCCCGCATTCCGATTCAGCCCGACCGGTGTGCGCGCGCGCGACTGATCCGTTTGAGTCGACTCGCTGCGGATCCGCCTCACTGACTCACCGCGTCGCTGATGTTGCGCAAACGCATCGTTGATAACTGTGCCGCTGTAAATAAACGGTAAGTCGCGCGAATGAGAGCTTGACAGACTGCGTCAGAACCTTTAAAGTCTTCCCAGACAGCAtacgactctgggccggatccggATTAGTGCATACAATATTCTTGCATACCTCTGTGCATTTTGCAGAAGCTTTTACCCAAAGACTTGCGTAGCCTATTACTAGTTATTATACATTTGTGTGGGTGTGTTACTGgtatcgaacccatgacctttacgTACCTAGCACAATGAGCTCCACCAAATGAACTACACGATTCACTAGCCGAACTGATCAAACAAGACATGTGCAGCCAGGTGAACACGACATGTATGAATAATTTAAGCAGAATTCAGAAGAGAATCATGCAGACTAACATTTGTACAGCGTAGACGaactgtagttaacattgtatacattattagtacacattttacacagtaacgttagctcattgtagtttttgatacgctgTATCTATGATTTGAAGTTAACAATATTCTTTGCCGAAATTcaccggaagttacgtttgcTCCACGAAAGCCGTTTATTACTGCAACATAAACacaacagagtccttttagagtagtttttctgatagcaaaataaacaacaagttaGATTAGTTCAAATAATAACTAATGTATCAAAAACTAacttactgtgtaaaattaacgtATAGACGCGTCTATgcgtaacaacataaacaaggggctttcgtggtcaacacataacttccggtaaactccgctaagaatcaataacaacaaagtactttaaacgtagttataacaagcaaaataaacaacacgtagattacccaggaaaccaaaacatttgttattttcgacgagggatttgttcaagagttcattTTAGCAACCAtcagaccataaaaaaaaaactgaaaccggaagtgaagttcggaccagacgcgtatcgcgtTACCGCACGCGAGTCCAATGAAACAGTCTATACGATGTTAATTGCATATCGGCTCCCTTAACATAGTCGTCTCCACTCGTCTttaagaaaccaaaacatttgttattttcgacaaggtatttgttctaGATGTCAGTTTAGCCTAACGTTAGTCAAACCAGAGACCAGAAGTTAAGTTCCGCCTAGACGTAACCGTGACAACGAGCGTGCATCTGAAGAAACAGTCTATATATGAATAAACAGTAAAAAGATTACACTAAAAGCACTTTTCCATGTTAAATCTttgaaagaaacattttaaaagaaattgTTTGTATAATGGATATGATAAATACAGCTAAACATGTAGACATTTGATACAAAAACCCAAAGCTTTAAATcattgaattttattttttccttcaGAATGAATGAGTGAAATACAAATTCAGCTTTATCCACCCAGTATCACTACTGAATTTCACAGAAAATAAAGGCCTTTAGATGGGTATGTCATCTATACACTACACTACTTACTGATATACAACTATTACTGTTTGTAATACCATCCTGTATGTTATGAGTCACTTTGTGcttaatattttgtgttgtAAACATTACTGATGTACCGACATTCATCTGATAAGAGTCAATAAATCCTGCAGCCATCAATGACTTGCATTCAAACAACATTTAATGCATTAAAGTTTTGATCACGTGCCAAACTTTGTGTCTTTGTCAAACTATAACTTCTGTAACACTTAATGGTTTAAAACCAGAGTCTATCTACAGTGCTCCTGCATGTATCTAATTGACTTAAAAGTGCTTTAAAAATTCATACACACTGTACACTAGTATACAGTCTATGCTTTACATTTTTGCTTCTGTATTGCTGCTACAGACTAATCCAAATCATCCATCATAAAAGAGTATTGGGTATACACCAATTTGGATATTGGTAAGAAATGTTTGGTAAACATTGTTCTCCAGTGGGTACCTGCAAAATGTCTTTGTTGACTAAACAATTAGTGTTTAGGTAATCTTTTAGTGTATTGATAGCCTTCGTAGCAAAAGATTGTTTTGGTTTATGGTTGTAGGATCTGTCCTATCAGGAGAAGGAAGAGTTCAGGATGGCTTCATGTTGCTGGTGGTGGAGAGTCCCGATGCCCACGGCGGGGGCTGGCAGTGCAGGTCGGCTCACTAACTTCAACTGAGGGatgaatgttaaaaaatgtagtgtatgagaaatgcatttattaaacatttcatGTATGAGAAATGTAAAACGACAGGATGCCTGACCTTGCAAGCCAGCTGTTTTTCGAATCTTGGTGCGACAAATGACCAACAACCCATGTTCTGTGGTTCCTCTTGACTCCAGATAAACTCTGCAACAGTAATAACATCAAATACACACCTTGCATATGTATCAATATTcaacaccaaagaaaatgcaagTAAACGATGTGTTAAACATTGTTGAAGTGTTAAAGAAAAATCTATGTGCAATCACACCTTTGGCGTTTTTGTATTTGTTGAGTTCCTGTTGTAGAGCTTCTGTGGGAAAGGGACACAGTTCCTCCACCCTGACAATAGCCGTGTTTTTCACTGCTTCTGGTAAcgtttctctgtgtttcagcagaCCGTAGTAATGTTTACCTGAACACACCAGAACCCTCTGAACACTACAAAAACAAAAGATCTTTTGTGAATAGTTTTCAGCATTGGATTATTATAAGTATGCGGTTGTACCTTTTGATAATACAACACAGAATAATAAAAACTAAAGCAAAAGtaattgttaaatatttaagaGGCTTCACACTTTGGTGCTTGTGTCAAACAAtgtgtcaaaaaaaaaacaagtaccTTGTTGGGTCAACAGAGGAATCACCAATGACAGGCTTGAATGAAGTTCCCGGTCCCATATCAGCTAAGCTTGACACTGCCCCCTAGTGTTAAACAGATGCAAAACTCCATAACAGACAAACAACAATCCAGACATGTAACTcgaacaaataaagaaataaaaactcACAGAGAACCGCAACAAAGTTTTAGGAGAGGCCACAATCAGCGGTTTCCGGAAGTTTCTAATCATTTGTCTTCGCAAGAGATGGAAGTATTGAGCCGGTAGGGTCGGGTTCACAACCGCCATGTTCACCGTGTCACCGTCCACACCTTCCTCTTTACTATCACAGAGCTACAGATCACAAAAAACGAGCAGAGTTATGAATATTATCAGTACCGAAGATGCAGATCTAGACTGATGGTCGTGTGTGGACCTGTAAGAAACGCTCGATTCGGCAGGACGAGTGCTCGGGTCCGGCCCCGTCATACCCGTGTGGTAATAAGATCACCAGTCCGCTCTGCAGAAGCCATTTAGCCTCACCTTTGAAAATTAAAAACGTACATTAATACTAAAGCTTTTAAGATACACATTTATCAAATATACTGGCTGGCTGATGATTGTGATAAATGATTgcattttatattacatatagTTATCCCTAGCAATGCAAAATGAAACGAGCCAATCAGCATCAAGTACTAAAagaaatatcttcttttgggGGCTTTAAGCAAATGTTGATATATAGGTCAAGTGTACTTTGATTATTTGAATTTgcaattataattattttgaaatgttaaagTTTAGGCATAAGACACCTCCTAggctttaaaggattagtcaattttcttaaaaaaaatccagataattcacCCACCACCAcgacatccaaaatgttgatgcctTTCCACGTTCAGCCGAGAAGAAATCACGTttcttgaggaaaacattccaggatttttccaaTTCTAAAGGACCCCAATGGACCCCAACGCGTAACAATTTAAAAtagcagtttcaacggagtttcaaattactctaaatgatcccaaacgaggcataacggtcttatctagcaaaacgattgtcatttttgacaggacaaataaaaaatatccacttccaaactacaacttctcgtccacatccggtcctgtgacgctccagcgcaacctcacgtaattgcgtaatgccgtggaaaggtcacgtgttacatatgaaacgcacatttgcggaccattttaaaacaataacagacacaaagacattaattagtatcattcaacatacgacaacatcggaacggtcctctttctccacacttgtaaacactggggcgtagtttcgcatacgtcatccgttaCCTTTCGTCGTGATGACGTaatacgtgaggtcgcgctgaggtagacgaaaagttgtagtttaaaagtgcattttcttatttttcttgtcaaaaatgacaatcgcttcgctagacaagacccttatgcctcgtttgggatcatttagagttctttgaaactgcaattttaaactgaattaaaactgttatgtgttggggtccattaaagtccatgaaaattagaaaaatcctggaatgttttcctcaaaaaacacaacttcttctcgaccgaacaaagaaagacatcaacactcTGGACAGCATGGTGGCTAGTAAACCATCTGgattttttctttaagaaaatggactaatcctttaagggtgATTGATAAGAATTATGTAAGATGAATTTGTAtatttgcaatatattttggCACCACATGTTTTTACCTCCAGACAGAAAAGTATCAAAAATGATCTGTGCGCCGTTGAAAAAATCTCCAAACTGAGCTTCCCAAATTGGCAGCAGTTTAGGCAGAGCGATGCTCATCCCATATTCAAACCCTAATACAGCTTCCTCAGACAGAGCACTGTTACATAcctgaaacaaacacacacacaacgctAAGTTTTGTGCCAAAACACCGCACAGGCAACCAGGAATAAAGAACAATTGATGTATTTAGTTACAATATCCAGGTAACGTGTCCAATCAATGTGCACAATGCataaaacacacaacaaacaatACAGTTGGCTATGTGTCCATTATATCTGCGAGAGGTTTAGTTTACCTCCAAGTGACCTTTCTGTTGAGAGTTGATGTGATTGAGGGGTATATACATGTCATTGGTCTCCTGACATACAACCATAGCGTGACGCTGACTGAAAGTTCCCCGGCCCACGTCCTGACCGCTGATACGGATGTTGAATCCTGCAGTGAAGCCATCAATACAACCAATCATGATATATAATATACGTCTCTCATATAGCTTTGCTGCCATGCAAGCCAGTAAAATAATCTGTACTCAGATCAGTTCTTCATATCGCCTGATTGTACATTGCCCATTTAGAGCGGTTTTGAGGCGTAATCCAGAGCCTGTTTGTGGGTGGTTTTAATATTCATACCCTGACACAGCAATGAGCCAAACGCCAAAGCTTCAGCTGTGGACCAGTCCAGTTTCGTACCCTCTTCCAGTTTCTGGAGCCGTGCCTGTGAAACCCCCCAAAATAAcaagcattttaaaataaactccATCAGTACTGAACAAGCAGCTTTCATtgcattaaaaaagaaaaaaaatagggAAAGAAAATTCCCCGTGTCCACCAATGAAAGAAAATTATACGGCAACAACATAAATGGCCAGTAAATGACAAGAGttctcatttttgggtgaactgtccctttaagacttaCACAGTACAGTACTTAAAAATCGCCATAAAAcctataaaagtaaaaaaactgtGTTCAAAGATCTAGCGAGTTTCTCTTTACCTGCACATGTGTCTTCCTTAGGTGACTGTGCAGCTGAATCTCATCAGGTATGTCTACCGATTTGGCGCCTACAAACTGTAGCAGGGGAAGCGCTACGCCGGTGTCCCAGGATGTGACTCTGTTCTGCGGCTCCACCAGGTCGCCCCAACGACCCTGCAGGTTTGTTGGTGGAGGGGTGTAGAGGGTCATGTTGTTCAGCCGGTCGTTGAGCATGGTGAAATGGGAGGTCTTGATCTTACCACGCTCTTCTTCCGTCATCAGACCCTCAGAGATCAGCAGGTCTGCATATGAATCTGGGACACTGTTTCTGGACCTGGCGAAGGAAGGAAACAGAATCGACAAAACCAAACCAGTTTGAGTAAAATACTAGTCTGAAGAAATGCctattatttaaaacataagCTACAAAATCAGTTTTTACTACTACCAATAACTGTATATTTAAGGGTTAAACCCACCGGATGATTTTATACATGGCAGGGTTGGTAAAAAATGGCTCGTCCAGCTCGTTGTGACCCCACTGACGGTAACAGAGAAGATCCACAATAACGTCTTTCCTGAAGCGTCGCTGGTACTCAACAGCCAGCCGAGTCGCTCTGAGCACATCCTCGGCGTCGTCCCCGTTTACATGGATTATTGCACATCCCACCATTTTACCTAAGAAAcaccacattttaaaaatctcaaatttaattttgaaaaacatttacCATTTTCAAACAGGTTTCCCAAAACACTTTTAACTAGCCGTAAAACAAATAGACCCCACCGCTTATGATGCTTTTcaattgcatagtaccccaagGTTTACGTccacatatatgcttaaatgacacttaaataaggctcagcggagcgcgtcgactTTTTTGTGCAGAAATGTAAGACAGAGGttgtgataaacgcgatgtgcaaacatctatttgttgtggtcaattttaattttgtggcagactgagaaataaataaatgtatgggatgTAGTACAAAGACAtgctcacttgtatgatgtcacagcagtaggcagtgcaaatataacgacacgcctataatccctcccactccgaagtgttactaaattGATGGACAGccattattttatcagttttaacactaaagctaaatgcgtcagatttcatattcaactttaaatccttattcaaccagggtttacattagcattgactgtcttttaatttttgtatttgcttgcacataccttgaaaggctagccAGGTGGTTCAAGGGGGTCGCACATACTGGGCGAGAATCACTGCGAGGCATCGCGTGTAGGACAACTCGCAGGTATTGCACACACCGCacgtgcacattaaatagcgtgaACTTAgagtctatttcaagatccagaatatgTGTTAGAATgctatgttaatcgttaatgatttaggacaaatatgacattatttaatgttaaactatgtgagtggctcGGCAGGGATTTCAGCAGAGTCAGTGATGTTTTGATGACGCATGCAACGTGAAACACTGACTGGTGGccgtgttgccagattgggtgtttttttcactacacattaaaggaatagtctactcattttcaatattaaaatatgttattaccttaactaagaattgttgataaatccctctatcatctgtgtgcgtgcacgtaagcgctggagcgcgctgcgacgcttcgatagaatttagcttagccccattcattcaatggtaccatttagagataaagttagaagtgaccaaacacatcaacgtttttcctatttaagacgagtagttatacgagcaagtttggtggcacaagtaaaacgtagcgcttttctaagcgtatttaaaagaggaactatattttatggcgtaatagcacttttggaagTACTTCAACTCGGCGGAGttacaccctccctctcccattatgagagtgagaaggggagcggacttttcaggcgagtcgaagtactcccaaaagtgctattacgccataaaatatagttcctcttttaaatccgcttagaaaagtgctacgttttattttgtaccaccaaacttgctcgtataactactcgtcttaaataggaaaaacgttgatgtgtttggtcacttctaactttatctctgaatggtaccattgaatgaatggggctaagctaaatgctatcgaagcgtcgcagcgcgctccagcgcttacgtgcacgcacacagatgatagagggatttatcaacaattcttagttaaggtaataacatattttaatattgaaaatgagtagactattcctttaaggcctgtttacagtgtgttttggCCGGGTTTTTGCCTggaagactctatagaaatctggcaccctattgaaCGACGTTAAACTGAGAGAGCATGCCGTTCACAAGCCTCTGAATGAACGAGTTCACAGTAACGTTCATAAGGCAGTAATAAAGCACGTTCAGTTCATGTTCGCccaaaatatatacttttgtTCAATGAACTCAATCAGGCACAACACtggccgccagtgtcccgatacagcgctgacatcttgggtcttgagtctgcgcagtagcgatttcgggaccagtccttcacagtagtgagcaggaattaaagccgcgaaatcaaggccCTGCCCTtgtagaatgcgcatatcacagctgtcaatcatgacgtgacaccaccgttttcatagcattaaataactaactaaaaacaaacttattttaaaaacaaacacttgaatttacatcagcgtaaatgacagaaaccagcttcggaaaaaagatatttgaagtgtaattaaattgtttagttggtctcaagtcccattgaataacatgggggaggcggggcttatgacctatactgggaccagtcactggggggcgatcgagaccttttggcttcacttttcagggcttgtgcggcacgcttggacctgacccaaaccaaaccaaaccaaaccatggggtactatgcaatggaaaagcaccattacTCGTGCCATTGGTTTCCAATacaaatttgcacaaaactttGTAATATTTTCTGAAGGTTGATAATAAACTATTGCAAAATTACTGCATTTCCATTAAACAATGTTATGCGACTAAAccatgttttaaacattttatgcaatatatGGGAGATTTTTTGGGAAATGTATGCGTTTCCATTGGGCATATTTATAATTATGCGCTATTTGAAGGGTCATAGAAACAAAACTAGCGTTGGTATCCTGAGCcaaacagaataaataaacccaTGTTTAAGCCCTATCTTATCTTTCGACGAGAAAGTATTTACAAGTTCTTATAttgaaaaagtaattagtaaaaAATACTGTTTTAAATAATGTTCAGACATTTGTATGCAGAAAACTTAATAACATACCAACATCACTGCAGTAGAGAGATGATCGCCCCCTCTCAGAGGGAGTGGTGTAGCCCACCTGATTGTTCACTATGAGGTGGATGCTTCCACCAACTCTATAATGGGGGAGGTTTGACAGGGTAAAGGTCTCAGTTACAATGCCTTGGCCTGAAAATGAAGCATCACCGTGAACCTGTAAATGCCAGATTTATTACAGTTAGTTCAGGGCAACTTACTTCATACTGccaaataaacttttgactgCAACCCACTTTTTGCAATGTGATCAAGTGAAACATAATCAACAACAAGGACAAGGACTACTTTTTATCCAATCAGGACTTGATTAGATAATAAAAAGTGGTCTCTTAATGAGATGCACTTTTTCCTTGACCAATGCAAGTACCAATGAAGACATCCTAAAACTCATGACCTGCAGGCATATGACTTTGTCCCCTGGCTGTGAGTGAGGATCACTGGAGTAGTCCCCATCCTGTTTGACTTGCTGTCGGGCACGAGTCTTTCCCTGTGTGACGGGGTTGATCGCCTCCAAGTGGGAGGGGTTGGGTAACATAGTGACATGGAGAGGGTGTCCCGCTCCGAAATCCAGCTCCACCGTAGAGGTCAAATGAGAGAGCACGTCTCCGATAGAGGGAGAATTCTctggaaactcgctgagaccTCTCATCTTACGAAACATCAgctgagagagaaagaaaggaaaAGCATTTGGTTTTACTGGAGACAATTTGTTGAAGGATGCACTCACATATACCCAACCGGACCAAACCGAGATCACCCCCCCCCCTCCATACTTTCCCAGAAGcatgcactcacactgtacttttattgaTCCGAGCCCGAGCATGCTTTTGTCATTAGGATgtgattgttttgaagaaaacagtAAGTGCTCTCTTAACACATAGTAAAGTTAAATCTGTGTTTTATATTCGCaatgacacacagccctctcacacGCTTATCATATTGCTTAGTCGGTCTATCGCGTGTGCCGCTAAGACATTCACGTTACTGACGTCTCGTCTTTTGATCTGCACCCACGCACTTAGGCAAGTTTGCTTTGGATAAAGTGAGAGCGCTCAAAGACACAACTCACAAGACCTGCTGTAATAGAATAAACCGGCATTTCGTGTTGGGCAAGTCTGTTCATGCAGAGTGAAGAACTGAAGCCAATGACATGTTATAAATGAATGGAGGGTGAGAAATTAAACCACAAAAGCAAATAAATGATTGACAGGAAGAGATGCAAGGAAACAAGTCCAAGGCTAAAGCCAttttaagatgttaaacatCCATTTATAATGAATAACCAAACAACAAAAGGATATATAGTCATATTTAAATCATAAACTATAACtaggttaaaggcggagtccacaatgtttgaaagccaatgttgatatttgaaatcacctaaacaaacatgcccctgccccaatagaatctggaccttctgttgatagacccgccccacacatacgcaacccaggcaacgatgacagttagtagacacactccttactgctgattggctataagtgtgttttggtagtcggcccgtctccttttccaaagcgtttttcaaacatcgtggactccgcctttaagtaacTAGTGAAGATTCTGCAACATTTaagacccagtctgtaaaaaccaatctacagtaaatttttgtgatttactgtttctaCATAAACTTATtctatataattaaaaaatacattccGTAATAATATAACCATAAtatctttaaaggattagtccattttcttaaaaaaaaaaaagataatttactcaccaccatgtcatccaaaatgtttaagaAATTATGTTgatctttgttcagtcgagaataaattatgtttttttgaggaaaacattccaggatttttcttgttttaatggactttaatagaccccaacacgtaaaagatttaatgcagtttaaaattgcactttcaaaggactctaaacgatcccaaacgaggcataagggtcttatctagcgaaacgattgtcatttttgacaagaaaaataaaaaatctgcacTTTTGAACCGCAACTTCTCGTctgtctccggtcctgtgacgtgccagcgccacctcacgtaattgcgtaatgccgtggaaaggtcacgtgttaaataaatgaaacgcacatttgaacaaagaaagacatcaacattttggatgacatggtggtgagtaaattatctggattttttttttggactaatggactaatcctttaaatttgACCAAGTATGCAATGTCAAAGACTGGAGTGAAATCATACTTTGATGCATCAAATCTTGCAATTAGATTATCAGACATTAgcttggatttcacaggcagAGTCACATGTGGATAACGGAGTAAAATACTTATCCGACAAATGTATGTGATACAATTTTACAATGTCACTTTACAAACCTCTGGAGGGAATTGCAGTAGTCCAGTGAGCAGGTTGAGGCGTCCGCGGTGAGGCATGCCCATGATAACATCTGTCACTCCACTGTACACCGCAGAGCGAAACAGCTCGTAGAAAAATCCCATCGTGCTCTCTGCTCCTTCGCCTCCATAACGTTTCACAGTGGCAAACTTAGTTGCTAAAAAGTGGTCGAATTCCTTCAGaaacaaagtgtcaaaaatgtcTGCATCAATTTTTTAACAAGTTTTTGTGTTTGGAATGGGATGTGCAAACTCAAAATTCCAAAACATggaaacaaagacatttttctTACTCCAAAATAACATTTCTCAAGAATGTGCAATTCCTGCGATTCAAGCATCAGTTTGGCCAGCTGTCTCCTCTCCTCTGGAGAGAAAGTTTCTTTCT is drawn from Misgurnus anguillicaudatus chromosome 6, ASM2758022v2, whole genome shotgun sequence and contains these coding sequences:
- the dhtkd1 gene encoding 2-oxoadipate dehydrogenase complex component E1 — protein: MSAGMRLVNLHRLCHRYFRATRPVVASLYHTQRGVYGYRPKENQDKDADLQQLSALNQDHGLARLVEAYRAHGHKVAKINPLLPKAPVLESVPEISILHGSIKGLLNTTGLRHFGKSEATAEEVVSYLERTYCGGISVETSQLQTLQEREWVADRFEELKKETFSPEERRQLAKLMLESQEFDHFLATKFATVKRYGGEGAESTMGFFYELFRSAVYSGVTDVIMGMPHRGRLNLLTGLLQFPPELMFRKMRGLSEFPENSPSIGDVLSHLTSTVELDFGAGHPLHVTMLPNPSHLEAINPVTQGKTRARQQVKQDGDYSSDPHSQPGDKVICLQVHGDASFSGQGIVTETFTLSNLPHYRVGGSIHLIVNNQVGYTTPSERGRSSLYCSDVGKMVGCAIIHVNGDDAEDVLRATRLAVEYQRRFRKDVIVDLLCYRQWGHNELDEPFFTNPAMYKIIRSRNSVPDSYADLLISEGLMTEEERGKIKTSHFTMLNDRLNNMTLYTPPPTNLQGRWGDLVEPQNRVTSWDTGVALPLLQFVGAKSVDIPDEIQLHSHLRKTHVQARLQKLEEGTKLDWSTAEALAFGSLLCQGFNIRISGQDVGRGTFSQRHAMVVCQETNDMYIPLNHINSQQKGHLEVCNSALSEEAVLGFEYGMSIALPKLLPIWEAQFGDFFNGAQIIFDTFLSGGEAKWLLQSGLVILLPHGYDGAGPEHSSCRIERFLQLCDSKEEGVDGDTVNMAVVNPTLPAQYFHLLRRQMIRNFRKPLIVASPKTLLRFSGAVSSLADMGPGTSFKPVIGDSSVDPTSVQRVLVCSGKHYYGLLKHRETLPEAVKNTAIVRVEELCPFPTEALQQELNKYKNAKEFIWSQEEPQNMGCWSFVAPRFEKQLACKLKLVSRPALPAPAVGIGTLHHQQHEAILNSSFS